The genome window TTTACCCATTGGTCGGGTTTTGAAAAACCGGTTTATTGATTTTCTGAACCAAACTAAAAGTCAGGAGCTGTGAAGAAACGAGATTCCATTTCTTCACAGCTCCTTTTAGCTTGCAGTTCAAATTTCCCTTAATCGAAAGCTTCGTTTTCTGCCCGGGCGGGCGGCCTACCCTGATCGAAGCGCTTCGGCTTCTGCCCGGGCGGGCGTTCTGCCTAAAAAAGGATGTTATAGTTTGGCAGAACATGGGAAAATTGAGCTTATACCTGTTTACTTATACGGATTGGTCCCGAACTTATCGGCAACAATCGCAATCTGTTCATCCGTCAAAAGGTTGGGTTTGCCCATACTTTTGGTAATGCAGACGAGCTTGGCGACAAACTCTAAATGCTCGGCAATGGCAAACGCCCGCTCTAAGCTTGGACCGGCGGTCAGCACGCCATGATTCCCCAACAGGCAGGCGCCGTTATCACCCATCGCTTCCAGCGCATACTGTGCCAGCTCCGGCGTACCATAAGTTGCGTACTTTGAGCATTTTGCCCCTCTTCCGGCAATGGCCAGCATATAATGTACCGGCTCAAGATCCCAGCCCATGCAGGCAATCGCCGTGCAGTAAATCGAATGGGTATGGACGATCGCGTTCACATCCGGCCGATTCCGATAAACCAACAAATGCATATTGATCTCGGTAGACGGACGGCGAATCCCATCTTTAATATTGCCGTCCAAATCCATGATAACCACATCCTCCGGCCGGATATCGGCATAGTCCATACTGCTTGGCGTCAGCGCCACCAGCCCCTGCTCGCGGTCATAAATACTGATATTACCGCCGCTGCCGGTAGTCAGCCCCCGCTCAATCATCCGTTTACCGTATTCAACAATATCTTTTCTTTCTCTTTCCAATAACATAATTCTACTCCTTATCCATAGAAAATCATTTATTCTCTTATTGCTTCACTGTTCTCTTTTGTCTTTTCCGGCTGAAAACAATCAAAGCCAGAATCGTGGAAATATACGGAACCGATTGGGTCAGCTGGGCCGGAATTCGGTTTTGCATAATGGAAGCAAAGGTATCGCAAAAACCAAAAAACATACTGGCAATCACGATTAGAACCGGATTATTCTGCCCCAGGTTACAAGCCGCCATGCCGATAAAACCGCGGCCGGCCGTCATATTTTCCGTAAACAGCGTAACCTGCCCCATACTGAGCGCCACGCCGCCGAAGCCGCATAAGCAGCCAGAAACAATGACTGAAATAATCCGCAGCCGCAGCGCCGAAATACCCATCGACTCGGCTGCTTCCCGCTTCACGCCGACCGACAGCATATGATAACCACTGACGGTTTTAAACAAATAAATGAACATCACGACGGCAATTCCATACGCCAAATAATCCAGCAAAGACAAATTGCCAAACAGCGTGGACAAATACGGAATCTGGCTGATAACCGGCAATTTTACCTTGTGAAGCGGAATCAGTGCCGGATTTTTAAAACTGCCCTTGACCCCAAATATCACAAACAGCAAAATAGAAGTCAGCGCTCCCACTAAGAGATTGACCGACGTCCCGATAACGATATCGGCCGCATTAAAGCGCACCTGTAAGACTGCCACCAGCACACCGACCAATCCGCCGGCCACTACCGCCGCCAGCACCGCCAGCACTGTACTGTGGGTAAGCCAGTTGACTGCTATTCCTACAAAGGAACCAATCAGCATCTGACCTTCCAGCGCGACATTAAATACGCCCGCCCGAGTGCAGATGGCGCTGGCCAAAGCCGCCATCATAATCGGCGTGGTCGAACGCAGCGCGGAATTGACCACCGTTAAAATAAAGTTTAAGTCCATGAACCATCACCTGCCTTTTTGGAAGCAGCCAGCGCTTTGCGCTTGCGTTTTTTTCGAAAATCTGCAAATAAATGCACCGATACAAAGAGCATAATCGTTGACTGAATCAGCGTTGCCACCTGTACCGGGATTCCGGTCGACAACTGAATGTTTTGGCCGCCAACCTGCATGCCCGCTAAAAAAATGGAAGTAAAGAAAGCACCCACCGGATGAAGGGCAGAAATAAGTCCCGCCATCAGCCCCGTCCAGGCATAGCTGGTCGACGTAAACATGCTTTCGGCAAAGCGGAACTTAATGCCAAAAATCTCCAACATTCCAGCCATCGCCGCAATCGCCCCGCTCAATGCCATGGTCGCATACATCACACGTCCCTTATTCACACCGCCATACTGCGCAAAGACCGGATTCAGGCCGGTCATTTTCGACTCATAGCCAAACTTTGTTTTGGAAATAACAAACATCAGTGCTATGACCAAACCAATGACCAAAAAAAAGCCTAAATTGAAGGGCTTATCCGGTAAAATCCGAGGCAGATGCATGGCTGCCGGTATTTCCTTCGTTTGAATGGCATAGCTGTTAGCCGTATCCCGCAGCGGAAAATTAATAAAGTATGAAGTAATATAAGTGGCAATATAGTTCATCATCAAAGTGGAAATGACAATTGACACATTAAACTTATCGTAAATAAAGGCAGCAAACATGGCATAGAGCGCACCAGCCGCCATACCGCAGGCGGCAGCAACAATCACTACCAAAAAGGTAGGGCCCGGCATATAGACCGCTACCAAAGTTCCGGCAAAAGCGCCGAATGTCATTTGCCCCTCTACGCCGAGATTGATATAACCGGCCCGCCAAGCCGCCACAATCGCCAGCGAACAGGCAATGATCGGCACACTCCTGGTCAGCGACTGCAAAAGATAATGCAGCGTAAAAAAAGATTTTTGAAACATGGTAATATAAATGGACACCGGATTATATCCGACAACCACAATCACGCCCGCACCGACCAAAAGCCCTAAAACAATGGCCAACAACGGCTGCCACAGGACGTTTTTTAAGTAGACAATCATTTTTTTTATTTCAGCCATCCAGGGTTCCTCCCATCATTAAAATTCCGACCTTATCCGGCGCCGCTTCCGCTCTGGTCAGTTCGCCGTTGATCCGGCCGTCATACATCACATACACGCGGTCGGAGAGCTTTAAAAGTTCCGACAAATCAGAAGAAACCAACAGAATTGCCTCGCCCGCCGCCCGCTGTGCCAGTACCTGATTATGGATGAACTCCATAGCGCCGATATCAACGCCCCGGGTTGGCTCGGAAATAATCAAAAGATTGGCATTATGACTGATTTCCCGTGCCACGATCAGCTTCTGCAAATTACCGCCTGACAGCTC of Lachnospiraceae bacterium oral taxon 500 contains these proteins:
- a CDS encoding ABC transporter permease, translating into MAEIKKMIVYLKNVLWQPLLAIVLGLLVGAGVIVVVGYNPVSIYITMFQKSFFTLHYLLQSLTRSVPIIACSLAIVAAWRAGYINLGVEGQMTFGAFAGTLVAVYMPGPTFLVVIVAAACGMAAGALYAMFAAFIYDKFNVSIVISTLMMNYIATYITSYFINFPLRDTANSYAIQTKEIPAAMHLPRILPDKPFNLGFFLVIGLVIALMFVISKTKFGYESKMTGLNPVFAQYGGVNKGRVMYATMALSGAIAAMAGMLEIFGIKFRFAESMFTSTSYAWTGLMAGLISALHPVGAFFTSIFLAGMQVGGQNIQLSTGIPVQVATLIQSTIMLFVSVHLFADFRKKRKRKALAASKKAGDGSWT
- a CDS encoding fuculose phosphate aldolase (catalyzes the formation of glycerone phosphate and (S)-lactaldehyde from L-fuculose 1-phosphate), producing MLLERERKDIVEYGKRMIERGLTTGSGGNISIYDREQGLVALTPSSMDYADIRPEDVVIMDLDGNIKDGIRRPSTEINMHLLVYRNRPDVNAIVHTHSIYCTAIACMGWDLEPVHYMLAIAGRGAKCSKYATYGTPELAQYALEAMGDNGACLLGNHGVLTAGPSLERAFAIAEHLEFVAKLVCITKSMGKPNLLTDEQIAIVADKFGTNPYK
- a CDS encoding ABC transporter permease; amino-acid sequence: MDLNFILTVVNSALRSTTPIMMAALASAICTRAGVFNVALEGQMLIGSFVGIAVNWLTHSTVLAVLAAVVAGGLVGVLVAVLQVRFNAADIVIGTSVNLLVGALTSILLFVIFGVKGSFKNPALIPLHKVKLPVISQIPYLSTLFGNLSLLDYLAYGIAVVMFIYLFKTVSGYHMLSVGVKREAAESMGISALRLRIISVIVSGCLCGFGGVALSMGQVTLFTENMTAGRGFIGMAACNLGQNNPVLIVIASMFFGFCDTFASIMQNRIPAQLTQSVPYISTILALIVFSRKRQKRTVKQ